The following are encoded together in the Dyella terrae genome:
- the rsgA gene encoding ribosome small subunit-dependent GTPase A, whose protein sequence is MMAPEIIERLRRIGWRGETLPSEGRQLARVVAQHRAGYELHDGEHLFGAQPAGHFLKRSLDPADRPSVGDFVEIEAGKPPHIVQVQPRRTVLSRAAAGERYERQIIATNIDYVLVLTGLDGDFNPARIERYLSLTEGSGAQPVVLLSKLDTREDAAELLAALRARLPQGTPIHAINGKDPASIDVLLPYLQPGDSAVLVGSSGAGKSTLTNTLLGTERMATSAVRGHDSRGRHTTTYRALLQLPSGGCLIDTPGMRELKLTGEENLDLFADIDVLAEQCRFADCGHGSEPGCAVQAALDSGDLSAERWRNYLKLRDEREEQATTLEAKLRRQRGGRPAAKPHGNRHPRDRE, encoded by the coding sequence ATGATGGCCCCCGAAATCATCGAACGACTGCGCCGCATCGGCTGGCGTGGCGAGACCCTGCCCTCCGAGGGCAGGCAGTTGGCCCGCGTGGTCGCCCAACACCGCGCAGGCTACGAACTGCACGACGGCGAACACCTGTTCGGCGCCCAGCCGGCCGGTCACTTCCTCAAGCGCAGCCTGGACCCGGCCGATCGGCCATCGGTGGGCGACTTCGTGGAAATCGAGGCCGGCAAGCCCCCGCACATCGTGCAGGTGCAGCCGCGGCGGACCGTCCTTTCCCGGGCGGCGGCCGGCGAGCGTTACGAGCGCCAGATCATCGCCACCAACATCGACTACGTGCTGGTGCTAACCGGCCTGGATGGCGACTTCAATCCGGCGCGCATCGAGCGCTACCTGTCGCTTACCGAAGGCTCGGGCGCCCAGCCCGTGGTGCTGCTGAGCAAGCTCGACACCCGCGAAGATGCAGCCGAACTGCTGGCGGCGCTGCGGGCACGGCTGCCGCAAGGCACACCCATCCATGCCATCAATGGCAAGGATCCGGCCAGCATCGACGTGCTGCTGCCCTACCTGCAGCCTGGCGACAGCGCCGTGCTGGTGGGTTCGTCCGGCGCGGGCAAATCCACACTTACCAATACGTTGCTCGGCACCGAGAGGATGGCGACCAGCGCCGTGCGCGGTCACGACAGCCGTGGCCGCCACACCACCACCTACCGGGCGCTGCTGCAGCTACCTAGCGGCGGCTGTCTGATCGATACCCCTGGCATGCGTGAGCTCAAGCTCACCGGCGAGGAAAATCTGGACTTGTTCGCCGACATCGACGTGCTGGCCGAGCAATGCCGGTTCGCCGACTGCGGCCATGGCAGCGAGCCGGGTTGCGCCGTACAGGCGGCGCTGGACAGCGGCGACCTGTCCGCCGAGCGCTGGCGCAACTATCTGAAACTGCGCGACGAGCGCGAAGAACAGGCGACTACGCTGGAAGCCAAGCTGCGCAGGCAGCGCGGTGGGCGGCCTGCGGCCAAGCCGCATGGCAACCGACACCCGCGCGATCGGGAATAG
- a CDS encoding flavohemoglobin expression-modulating QEGLA motif protein has product MNVDATRFSPELQRYADLDQRLLAAVKGIRILPTVAWPASLEDRMIAAYAKGQFTLPEVNYHVPDLSAERAELAAIEREAGYDDPLGEYLCRTAESWRIAAEMLEAVGTDQVTAPSIVLYGRPGDVIPGSDRSNLDAARYFVELSDELGSDLIADDVNVAISADELRADLSKTLDDFFGEPLISVEVDPELTAKAAAGATRIRLRGGTRFTDYDRHQLLAHEALVHSLTALNGRAQPLLASFGRTSPRVTATQEGLAVFAELISGAIDISRLKRISLRILAIDMALGGADFVEVYRFFSECGQNPADSFHSAQRVFRGVPLTGGAAFAKDNVYLSGLLTVHTFFRWALKQRRMDMLRNLFAGKLALHDVISLQPYFESGAIAAPRWLPPWMQHAHGLAGKLAFSLFVNRIHMGKVQAETLSLSL; this is encoded by the coding sequence ATGAACGTCGACGCCACCCGCTTCAGTCCCGAGTTGCAACGCTACGCCGACCTCGACCAGCGCCTGCTGGCGGCGGTGAAAGGCATCCGTATCCTGCCCACGGTGGCCTGGCCTGCCTCGCTGGAAGACCGCATGATCGCGGCCTACGCGAAAGGCCAGTTCACGCTGCCGGAGGTGAACTACCACGTGCCTGACCTCTCCGCCGAGCGCGCCGAACTGGCTGCGATCGAGCGCGAGGCGGGCTATGACGACCCGCTGGGCGAGTACCTGTGCCGCACCGCCGAGTCATGGCGCATCGCGGCTGAAATGCTCGAAGCGGTGGGCACTGATCAAGTGACGGCGCCGTCCATCGTGCTGTATGGCCGCCCCGGCGACGTGATTCCCGGCAGTGACCGCAGCAACCTCGATGCGGCGCGCTACTTCGTTGAGCTATCGGACGAACTGGGTTCGGACCTGATCGCGGACGACGTGAACGTGGCGATTTCCGCCGACGAACTGCGCGCGGACTTGAGCAAGACGCTGGATGATTTCTTCGGGGAGCCGTTGATTTCCGTGGAAGTGGATCCGGAACTCACCGCCAAGGCCGCCGCTGGCGCCACCCGCATCCGCCTGCGCGGCGGCACGCGTTTCACCGATTACGACCGGCACCAACTGCTGGCGCACGAAGCGTTGGTCCATTCGCTGACCGCGCTTAATGGGCGCGCGCAGCCGCTGCTCGCCTCGTTTGGGCGCACTTCGCCCCGCGTCACCGCTACCCAGGAGGGGCTGGCGGTGTTCGCCGAACTGATCTCTGGCGCCATCGACATTTCGCGGCTCAAGCGCATCAGTCTGCGCATCCTGGCGATCGACATGGCGCTGGGCGGCGCGGATTTCGTCGAGGTCTACCGGTTCTTCAGCGAGTGCGGGCAAAACCCGGCGGACAGCTTCCACTCGGCGCAGCGTGTGTTCCGCGGTGTGCCACTCACCGGCGGCGCGGCGTTCGCGAAGGACAACGTCTACCTGTCAGGCCTGCTCACCGTGCACACCTTCTTCCGCTGGGCGCTCAAGCAGCGCCGCATGGACATGTTGCGGAACCTTTTCGCCGGCAAACTGGCGCTGCACGATGTCATTAGCCTGCAACCGTATTTCGAGTCCGGCGCGATTGCTGCGCCGCGATGGCTGCCGCCGTGGATGCAACATGCTCACGGACTGGCGGGCAAGCTGGCCTTCTCTTTGTTCGTCAATCGTATACACATGGGCAAGGTGCAGGCGGAGACGTTGTCGCTGAGCCTGTAG
- a CDS encoding aminotransferase class I/II-fold pyridoxal phosphate-dependent enzyme, translating to MASIKPSAHLADVRYEIRGALTRRSRELEAAGLPIIKLNIGNPGRYGFETPAHLREAIARHLHDSEAYGHEQGLEEAREAIAAQQRQRGARGVEVERIFVGNGVSELIDLSLRALLQPGEEVLLPSPDYPLWSAATILNDGKPRYYRCLAENGHLPDPEEIESLITPRTRALVLINPNNPTGAVYPRELLERIVEIAARHRLLLLSDEIYDEILYDGTTFQPLASVAGDVPCVSFGGLSKVHRACGYRVGWMSLSGDPSRTADYRDALQLLAALRLCANVTAQWAVRPALESAPTINALTALGGRLHEARRAVLDGVAASQFLDLVSPAGALYAFPRVRADRIADFDDNAFALRLLEEESVLVVPGSSFNVPHSRHLRLTLLPPPEQLREVFERIERVLSGMARTQKPRAAAVA from the coding sequence TTGGCCTCGATCAAACCCAGTGCGCACCTGGCGGACGTGCGCTATGAAATCCGCGGCGCCCTCACCCGGCGATCCCGTGAGCTGGAGGCCGCTGGCCTGCCGATTATCAAGCTCAATATCGGCAACCCCGGCCGCTACGGTTTCGAAACCCCGGCCCACCTGCGCGAGGCCATTGCCCGCCACCTGCACGACAGTGAGGCCTACGGCCACGAGCAGGGCCTGGAAGAAGCCCGTGAGGCCATCGCCGCCCAGCAGCGCCAGCGCGGTGCGCGCGGCGTGGAAGTGGAGCGCATCTTCGTAGGCAACGGCGTCAGCGAGCTGATCGACCTGAGCCTGCGCGCCCTGCTGCAACCGGGTGAGGAGGTGCTGCTGCCCAGCCCGGACTACCCGCTGTGGAGCGCCGCCACCATCCTCAACGACGGCAAGCCACGCTATTACCGCTGCCTGGCGGAAAACGGCCACCTGCCCGACCCGGAAGAAATCGAATCGCTGATCACCCCGCGCACCCGCGCCCTGGTGCTGATCAACCCGAACAATCCGACCGGCGCGGTGTATCCGCGCGAGCTGCTGGAACGCATTGTCGAGATCGCCGCACGTCACCGTCTGCTGTTGCTCAGCGACGAGATCTACGACGAGATCCTCTACGACGGCACCACCTTCCAGCCGCTGGCATCTGTCGCCGGCGACGTGCCCTGCGTGAGCTTCGGCGGCCTGAGCAAGGTGCATCGCGCCTGCGGTTACCGCGTGGGCTGGATGAGCCTCTCGGGCGATCCTTCACGCACCGCGGACTATCGCGACGCCCTGCAGTTGCTGGCCGCGCTGCGGCTGTGCGCCAACGTCACCGCGCAATGGGCCGTGCGCCCCGCGCTGGAATCCGCGCCGACCATCAACGCGCTCACCGCGCTGGGCGGCCGCCTGCACGAGGCGCGCCGCGCCGTGCTGGACGGTGTAGCCGCCAGCCAGTTCCTCGATCTGGTGTCGCCAGCGGGTGCGCTGTATGCGTTCCCCCGCGTGCGCGCCGATCGCATCGCCGATTTCGACGACAACGCCTTCGCGCTGCGCCTGCTGGAGGAGGAATCGGTGCTGGTGGTGCCCGGCAGCAGCTTCAACGTGCCGCACAGCCGCCACCTGCGTCTGACCCTGCTGCCACCGCCGGAGCAGTTGCGCGAAGTGTTCGAACGCATCGAGCGCGTGCTTTCCGGTATGGCCCGGACGCAGAAGCCGCGCGCGGCCGCGGTTGCCTGA